A region from the Thermogemmatispora onikobensis genome encodes:
- a CDS encoding class I SAM-dependent methyltransferase, producing MGDPFVPDEERLKRFQDWGLVRYYHLRPPYPPETFAILSELIVDEPRAVLDLGCGIGNLARPLAALAAVERVDAVDVSLAMLERARELPGGDAPAIRWLYGRAEDVVLAPPYALVTAGMCLHLMDWGRVLPRLARALTPRGLLAVLDLQQLLPWRQEYRQIRRRFASPPSWPELPLVAEMEKRGLFRLLGERQTAPLLMQQTIEDHIAAQYAYSSLAGLDGEQRAGFEREMRELLAPFARDGVLRFEVVATIAWGRPCPGD from the coding sequence ATGGGTGATCCGTTCGTCCCGGATGAAGAGCGCCTGAAGCGCTTTCAAGATTGGGGCCTGGTCAGGTACTACCATTTGCGTCCTCCTTATCCGCCGGAGACCTTCGCGATCCTCAGCGAGTTGATCGTGGATGAGCCGCGCGCGGTGCTTGATCTGGGCTGCGGCATTGGGAATCTCGCTCGCCCGCTGGCAGCCCTGGCCGCGGTGGAGCGCGTCGATGCGGTCGATGTCTCGCTGGCCATGTTGGAGCGGGCCAGGGAGCTGCCGGGCGGCGATGCGCCGGCGATTCGCTGGTTGTATGGGCGGGCGGAAGATGTGGTCCTGGCGCCGCCCTATGCGCTGGTGACGGCGGGCATGTGTCTCCATTTGATGGATTGGGGGCGGGTCCTGCCTCGTCTGGCGCGGGCGCTGACGCCGCGGGGCCTGCTGGCGGTTCTCGATCTGCAGCAGCTTTTGCCCTGGCGGCAGGAGTACCGCCAGATTCGCCGGCGTTTTGCCAGTCCGCCGTCCTGGCCGGAGCTGCCTCTGGTTGCTGAGATGGAGAAGCGCGGGCTATTTCGTCTGCTTGGTGAGCGCCAGACGGCGCCGCTGCTGATGCAGCAGACGATTGAGGATCATATTGCCGCTCAGTATGCTTACAGTTCGCTGGCGGGGCTGGATGGCGAGCAGCGGGCCGGTTTTGAGCGGGAGATGCGGGAGCTGCTGGCGCCCTTTGCGCGGGATGGGGTGCTGCGCTTCGAGGTGGTGGCGACGATTGCCTGGGGCCGACCCTGCCCTGGGGACTGA
- a CDS encoding metal ABC transporter permease — protein MVSLLSYPFIQNAFLAGTCIAIVAAVTGYFLLLRGLTFAGHALPNIGFAGAAGAVLLGLDPLLGLLAFTIGAAIGIGLLGRNLRERDLAIGILMAFALALGLLFLSLYSGYAERVYSILFGTILGISRLDVLLSFGVSLLILVSILLLFRPLLFSSYDPEVAEARGVPVRLLAVVFLVLVALAIAIAVQIVGALLVFTLLVGPVATAGRLALRPGAVILLAILLGLLYTWLGILLAVLSGTIPVSFFIAFLSFIIYLPVRLIAPRWQRRRLRPDSLSAPAPGAGLSQQASAR, from the coding sequence ATGGTCAGTCTATTGAGCTATCCTTTCATCCAAAATGCTTTTCTCGCCGGGACCTGCATCGCCATTGTAGCTGCCGTCACCGGCTACTTTCTGCTGCTGCGCGGCCTGACCTTTGCCGGTCACGCCCTGCCCAACATCGGCTTCGCGGGAGCCGCTGGCGCTGTTCTGCTCGGTCTCGACCCGCTTCTGGGCCTGCTCGCCTTCACCATTGGGGCAGCCATCGGCATTGGCCTGCTCGGGCGCAACCTGCGCGAGCGCGACCTGGCCATCGGCATCCTCATGGCCTTTGCCCTCGCCCTGGGCCTGCTCTTCCTCTCCCTCTACAGCGGCTACGCCGAGCGCGTCTACAGTATCCTCTTTGGCACCATCCTCGGCATCAGCCGTCTCGACGTCCTGCTCAGTTTTGGCGTAAGCCTGCTGATCCTGGTCAGCATCCTGCTGCTCTTTCGACCCCTCCTCTTTAGCTCCTACGACCCCGAAGTTGCTGAAGCGCGCGGCGTTCCCGTACGCCTGCTCGCAGTCGTCTTCCTTGTACTCGTGGCCCTGGCCATCGCCATCGCCGTCCAGATCGTCGGCGCACTGCTCGTTTTCACCCTGCTCGTCGGCCCGGTGGCCACTGCCGGGCGACTGGCCCTGCGACCGGGGGCGGTCATCCTGCTGGCCATCCTCCTGGGGCTGCTCTACACCTGGCTGGGCATCCTCCTGGCTGTGCTCAGCGGCACCATTCCCGTCAGCTTCTTCATCGCCTTCCTCTCCTTCATCATCTATCTCCCCGTGCGCCTCATCGCCCCGCGCTGGCAGCGACGGCGGCTGCGGCCTGACTCGTTATCGGCCCCGGCCCCCGGCGCGGGCCTCTCACAGCAGGCCAGCGCGCGGTAA
- a CDS encoding dipeptidase: MFIVDAHQDIAYNALEWGRDLRRSVAETRALEAREHPDYCREDAQGGICMVGLPELRRGGVAIVFGTLFAYPLVGVGKGVNPRYRLTQSYRDPDGAWRVAREQLDYYRRLAQEAGVWLLLTQEDLERFIGAWSQSNGADPQRPFGIVPLMEGADAVRRPEEAEDWFAAGLRVLGLAWAHGSRYCGGNGRPGPLTPEGRRLLHHMQRVGLVLDTSHLAEESFWQALEQFEGTVIASHSNCRALVDSPRHLSDAMIRAIAERGGVIGIAPINPFLYTHWKRSQPFAVSLRRVVEHIDHVCQLTGSANHVGIGSDLDGGLGRDEAPEELETVADFPRLAEALAAAGYAQEDVVRIMGGNWLRLLERVLPRAADAQLQPTDKG, encoded by the coding sequence ATGTTCATTGTTGATGCGCATCAAGACATTGCCTACAATGCTCTGGAGTGGGGGCGTGATCTGCGGCGGTCGGTGGCCGAGACGCGGGCGCTGGAGGCACGCGAGCACCCCGATTACTGTCGCGAGGATGCCCAGGGGGGCATCTGCATGGTGGGCTTGCCGGAGCTGCGTCGTGGCGGCGTCGCTATTGTCTTCGGTACCCTCTTCGCCTATCCCCTGGTGGGGGTGGGCAAAGGCGTTAATCCGCGCTATCGGCTCACCCAGAGCTATCGTGATCCAGATGGAGCCTGGCGGGTGGCGCGTGAGCAACTGGACTACTATCGCCGGCTGGCGCAGGAGGCCGGGGTCTGGTTGCTGCTCACTCAGGAGGATCTGGAGCGCTTCATTGGGGCCTGGTCGCAGAGCAATGGGGCTGATCCGCAGCGTCCCTTTGGTATTGTGCCGTTGATGGAGGGAGCCGATGCGGTGCGCCGGCCCGAGGAGGCGGAGGACTGGTTTGCGGCGGGTCTGCGTGTGTTGGGTCTGGCCTGGGCGCATGGCTCGCGCTACTGCGGCGGCAATGGGCGGCCTGGCCCTTTGACGCCGGAAGGGCGCCGCCTCTTGCACCACATGCAGCGCGTCGGGCTGGTGCTCGATACTAGCCATCTGGCCGAAGAGAGCTTCTGGCAGGCTTTGGAGCAGTTCGAGGGGACGGTCATTGCCAGCCATAGCAACTGCCGCGCTTTGGTCGATAGCCCGCGCCATCTCAGCGATGCCATGATTCGCGCTATTGCGGAGCGCGGCGGCGTCATTGGCATTGCGCCGATCAATCCGTTCCTCTACACGCACTGGAAGCGCAGCCAGCCTTTTGCGGTCTCGCTGCGCCGCGTGGTGGAGCATATCGATCATGTCTGTCAGTTGACGGGCAGCGCCAACCATGTGGGGATCGGCAGCGATCTCGATGGTGGCTTGGGGCGCGATGAGGCGCCGGAGGAGCTGGAGACGGTGGCCGATTTTCCTCGCCTGGCGGAAGCGCTGGCGGCGGCTGGCTATGCCCAGGAGGATGTTGTGCGCATTATGGGCGGCAATTGGTTGCGCTTGCTGGAGCGCGTCTTGCCTCGGGCTGCTGATGCTCAGTTGCAGCCGACTGATAAAGGATAA
- a CDS encoding translation initiation factor translates to MPDRLVYSTDGGRVTHCPVCHQPYRQCRCESGNQAASTSAPSGGGVHVSRERAQRGGKTVTVIRGLPVSQAGLETLARDLKRLCGAGGTVKDGTIEIQGDHRDKILAHLQQLGYRAKRAGG, encoded by the coding sequence ATGCCAGATCGTCTCGTCTACAGCACCGACGGCGGACGAGTCACCCATTGTCCCGTCTGCCACCAGCCCTATCGCCAGTGCCGCTGCGAGAGCGGGAACCAGGCAGCCTCGACCAGCGCTCCCAGCGGCGGAGGCGTCCATGTCAGTCGCGAACGGGCCCAGCGCGGCGGCAAAACGGTCACCGTGATCCGTGGCCTGCCCGTCAGTCAGGCCGGGCTAGAGACGCTCGCCCGCGACCTCAAGCGCCTCTGCGGAGCCGGGGGAACCGTCAAGGACGGCACCATCGAAATTCAGGGAGATCACCGCGACAAGATCCTGGCGCACCTGCAACAGCTCGGCTACCGCGCCAAACGGGCCGGCGGCTAA
- a CDS encoding metal ABC transporter permease: MNIVTLWQHEFIQNAFLAGGCVAIAAALVGYFLILRAQTFAGEALTDIGFTGATGAALLGLSPLPGMLVLSLLAAFIIGLLGERLRGRDIEIGMVLSFALGLGVLFLSLYASSSGSHASAGVGILFGSILSVSREDVWLSLACTLGCSLALLILYRPLLFASIDPEVAAARGVPVRLLSVLFLLLLALATAISVLVIGVLLVFALLVAPAAAAGRLSSSPVGALLLATLLGLGCTWGGLLIAFLGPGQRLPASFCIATLATCCYAGASLIAHLRQRRAPRVPAQPAHPCKGRRTAA, translated from the coding sequence ATGAACATTGTCACGCTCTGGCAGCATGAATTTATCCAGAACGCCTTCCTGGCCGGCGGCTGCGTCGCCATTGCCGCCGCTCTGGTTGGCTATTTCCTCATCCTGCGAGCCCAAACCTTCGCCGGTGAGGCGCTGACAGACATCGGCTTCACAGGAGCCACAGGGGCCGCCCTGCTCGGCCTCAGTCCCCTGCCCGGCATGCTCGTCCTCAGCCTGCTGGCGGCCTTCATCATTGGCCTGCTGGGGGAGCGCCTGCGCGGACGCGACATCGAGATCGGCATGGTGCTCTCCTTTGCCCTGGGACTGGGAGTTCTCTTTCTCAGCCTCTACGCATCCAGCAGCGGTAGCCATGCCAGCGCTGGGGTCGGCATTCTCTTCGGCTCCATCCTCAGCGTCAGCCGTGAGGACGTCTGGCTCAGCCTGGCCTGTACCCTCGGGTGTAGCCTGGCCCTGCTCATCCTCTACCGACCGCTGCTCTTTGCCTCCATTGATCCCGAGGTCGCTGCGGCGCGAGGCGTTCCTGTGCGCCTGCTCTCCGTCCTGTTCCTGCTGCTCCTCGCGCTGGCCACAGCCATCTCCGTGCTCGTCATCGGCGTCCTGCTCGTCTTCGCCCTCCTGGTCGCCCCAGCCGCCGCCGCCGGGCGCCTGAGTTCCTCACCAGTGGGCGCCCTCCTGCTGGCCACCCTCCTGGGCCTGGGCTGCACCTGGGGCGGACTGCTCATCGCCTTCCTGGGACCAGGCCAGCGCCTGCCAGCCAGCTTCTGCATCGCCACCCTGGCCACCTGCTGCTATGCCGGCGCCTCCCTCATCGCCCACCTGCGCCAGCGTCGTGCCCCCCGCGTTCCGGCCCAGCCCGCCCATCCCTGCAAGGGACGACGCACCGCCGCCTGA
- a CDS encoding TolB family protein, with protein MSGDRLVCLDRAESHYLWFSIDSAGHLHYQSQAPLGLSLSSSDIPLFINANPRYPLIALIVFHNQERLFLSDLQGHQLPLPVPIYATAASWSWDGTQLAVIDQASTITIYQLVQRASGLPTLRWLRRLPLPSSDSEPVAWSPSGRWLVCRHGTYESEDYLFLQATDGSGRSYKLSSSYRQGQLFAPAWSPDGRLLVATQVSTRTLYQFPVSAWMTQQHLTP; from the coding sequence TTGTCGGGCGACCGTCTGGTCTGCCTCGACCGGGCTGAAAGCCACTACCTGTGGTTCTCCATCGATAGCGCCGGTCACCTGCACTATCAAAGTCAGGCGCCTCTGGGTCTCTCTCTCTCCTCTTCTGATATTCCGCTCTTCATCAATGCCAATCCTCGCTATCCACTGATTGCCCTTATCGTTTTTCATAATCAGGAGAGGCTTTTTTTGAGCGACCTGCAAGGTCATCAGCTCCCGCTGCCCGTTCCCATCTACGCCACAGCTGCGAGCTGGTCCTGGGATGGCACCCAGCTCGCCGTGATCGATCAGGCCAGCACCATCACTATCTACCAGCTTGTGCAGCGCGCCAGTGGCCTGCCAACGCTCCGCTGGCTACGCCGTCTCCCTCTCCCCAGCAGCGATAGTGAACCAGTCGCCTGGTCGCCCAGTGGCCGCTGGCTGGTCTGCCGCCACGGCACCTACGAGAGCGAAGATTATCTCTTCCTGCAAGCTACCGACGGCTCAGGCCGATCGTACAAGCTCTCCTCTTCGTACAGGCAAGGTCAGCTCTTTGCTCCTGCCTGGTCTCCCGACGGTCGCCTGCTCGTCGCCACCCAGGTGAGCACGCGGACCCTCTATCAGTTCCCCGTCTCCGCCTGGATGACCCAGCAACATTTGACCCCTTGA
- a CDS encoding metal ABC transporter ATP-binding protein translates to MSSTQYDQRPGLAPQASSSRGRESQEMILGPVIELERVSVCLGGRSILQEVSFSISPGEFIAVLGPNGAGKSTLLKVLLGLVRPNAGSVRLFGQAPRRGNRLIGYAPQHRTLEGALSLRARDLVGFGLDGHRWGPGWLTSGGRRRQAIIEEALAEVDARELADMPVAYLSGGEQQRLLIAQALLSQPRLLLLDEPLSNLDLSHEQEIIALIARLCRTRGMTVLLVSHDVNPLLPVIDRVLYLARGHAAIGKPEQVITSATLSALYGAPVEVVEALGRLFVVGVDI, encoded by the coding sequence GTGAGCAGCACTCAGTACGACCAGCGTCCTGGCCTGGCGCCGCAGGCCTCTTCCTCAAGAGGGAGGGAGAGTCAGGAGATGATCCTCGGACCCGTCATCGAACTGGAGAGGGTCAGTGTCTGCCTGGGAGGGAGAAGCATTCTGCAGGAGGTCAGCTTTAGCATCAGCCCGGGCGAATTCATTGCGGTGCTGGGGCCGAACGGGGCCGGCAAAAGTACCCTCCTCAAGGTGTTGCTCGGGCTGGTCCGGCCCAATGCGGGCAGCGTCCGCCTCTTTGGGCAGGCGCCGCGCCGCGGCAACCGGCTCATTGGCTACGCCCCCCAGCACCGCACGCTTGAGGGGGCCCTCAGTCTGCGCGCACGTGACCTCGTCGGCTTCGGCCTCGACGGCCACCGCTGGGGGCCGGGCTGGCTCACCTCCGGCGGGCGCAGGCGTCAGGCCATCATCGAGGAAGCCCTGGCCGAGGTCGACGCCCGCGAGCTGGCCGACATGCCCGTGGCCTACCTATCGGGCGGCGAGCAGCAGCGCCTGCTCATCGCCCAGGCCCTGCTCAGTCAGCCGCGCCTGCTCCTGCTCGACGAACCCCTTTCCAACCTCGACCTCAGCCACGAGCAGGAGATCATCGCCCTCATCGCCCGGCTCTGTCGCACGCGCGGCATGACCGTCTTACTCGTCTCTCACGACGTCAATCCCCTGCTGCCGGTTATCGACCGCGTCCTCTATCTGGCGCGCGGGCATGCCGCCATCGGTAAACCGGAGCAGGTCATCACCAGCGCCACCCTGAGCGCCCTCTATGGTGCCCCCGTCGAAGTCGTCGAGGCCCTGGGGCGGCTCTTTGTCGTCGGCGTTGACATTTAA
- a CDS encoding metal ABC transporter solute-binding protein, Zn/Mn family gives MHQTRSRAARFLLAVGLFLLISLLGSACSAGTLSGSSGDSAGKLAVVAAENFYGDIARQLGGDHVTVTSILSDPNIDPHEYESNVQNAVAVAQARLVIANGGGYDSWIDHLLAAAPQQGRIVLKGYELAPIKLEDNEHVWYSPTDIAAIARAIAQALQQLDPPHASDYKQNLQQFLSSLEQITNKLAEIKARYAGTPIGLTETIFLYQTTLMGLNVLTPIDFQKAIAEGNDPPASSVVTVESQIQQHRIRVLIYNEQTATAITTKVRSEALAHQIPVVPVSETMPPGKTYQTWMLDQLNALETALQKAQAA, from the coding sequence ATGCATCAGACCAGGAGCCGCGCGGCGCGCTTTTTGCTCGCCGTCGGACTATTTCTACTCATCAGCCTGTTGGGGAGCGCCTGCAGCGCAGGCACCCTCAGCGGCAGCAGCGGGGACAGCGCGGGCAAGCTCGCCGTCGTAGCGGCGGAGAACTTCTACGGGGATATTGCGCGCCAGCTTGGCGGTGATCATGTCACCGTCACCAGCATTCTCAGCGATCCCAATATCGACCCGCATGAATACGAAAGCAACGTTCAGAACGCCGTAGCCGTGGCACAGGCCAGGCTCGTCATTGCCAACGGCGGCGGCTACGACAGCTGGATCGATCATCTGCTGGCGGCAGCGCCCCAACAAGGGCGCATCGTCCTCAAGGGCTACGAGCTGGCGCCCATCAAGTTAGAAGATAACGAGCATGTCTGGTACAGTCCTACTGACATCGCCGCCATCGCGCGCGCCATTGCCCAAGCCCTGCAGCAGCTTGATCCGCCCCACGCCAGCGACTACAAGCAGAACCTGCAGCAGTTCCTCAGCTCGCTCGAGCAGATCACCAACAAACTTGCCGAAATCAAAGCGCGCTACGCTGGCACCCCGATCGGCCTCACCGAAACCATCTTTCTCTATCAGACCACACTCATGGGCCTCAACGTCCTCACCCCCATTGACTTTCAGAAGGCCATCGCCGAAGGCAACGATCCCCCGGCCAGCAGCGTTGTCACCGTCGAGAGCCAGATCCAGCAGCATCGCATCAGAGTTTTGATTTATAATGAACAGACCGCCACGGCCATCACGACAAAGGTGCGCAGCGAAGCTCTGGCGCATCAGATTCCCGTAGTTCCGGTGAGCGAGACCATGCCGCCAGGCAAAACGTATCAGACGTGGATGCTTGACCAGCTCAATGCCCTGGAGACAGCTCTGCAGAAGGCCCAGGCGGCTTAA
- the hemH gene encoding ferrochelatase, with protein MESVKRVGVVLMTYGSPATLDDVETYMTNVRGGRKPEPDLVEEFRRRYELIGGSPLVQITQQQAAALEEELNRRHPAGPCFQVVAGMRFSPPFVAEVVPEAAAEAQALIGLIMSPQYSPIIMGGYVRALKEAAAHLGRSDLLVKVAEDWHLQPDFIEALAGRVSQALDRFPPEVRARVPVLFTAHSMPKRVVDGEPGYIAALKETAAAVAERVGLPAERWLFCYQSAGHTPEEWLKPDFADVMPELKAAGHTHVLMAPVQFLADHLEILYDIDVGAREQAEQAGLQFARIESLNVEPHFIAALASVVEETLQAALDELPSATAQAQVG; from the coding sequence ATGGAGAGCGTCAAGCGTGTCGGCGTGGTCTTGATGACCTATGGTTCGCCGGCCACTCTCGATGACGTTGAGACCTATATGACGAATGTGCGGGGCGGGCGCAAGCCTGAGCCGGATCTGGTTGAGGAGTTCCGGCGCCGTTATGAGCTGATTGGCGGTTCGCCGCTGGTTCAGATTACGCAGCAGCAGGCGGCGGCGCTGGAGGAGGAGCTGAATCGGCGTCATCCGGCTGGGCCGTGCTTTCAGGTGGTGGCGGGGATGCGCTTCTCGCCGCCGTTTGTGGCCGAAGTGGTGCCCGAGGCGGCGGCGGAGGCCCAGGCGCTGATCGGGCTGATCATGTCGCCGCAGTATTCGCCGATCATTATGGGCGGCTACGTGAGGGCGCTCAAGGAGGCGGCGGCGCACCTGGGGCGCTCCGATCTGCTGGTGAAGGTGGCTGAGGACTGGCATCTGCAGCCCGATTTTATCGAGGCGCTGGCGGGGCGGGTGAGCCAGGCCCTGGATCGCTTCCCGCCGGAGGTGCGGGCGCGGGTGCCGGTGCTCTTTACGGCCCATAGTATGCCAAAGCGCGTGGTGGATGGGGAGCCGGGCTACATTGCGGCCCTCAAGGAGACGGCGGCGGCGGTGGCCGAGCGGGTGGGACTGCCAGCGGAGCGCTGGCTCTTCTGCTACCAGAGCGCCGGCCATACGCCGGAGGAGTGGCTGAAGCCGGATTTTGCCGATGTGATGCCGGAGCTGAAGGCGGCGGGCCATACGCATGTTTTGATGGCGCCGGTGCAGTTTCTGGCCGATCATCTGGAGATCCTCTACGATATCGATGTGGGGGCGCGGGAGCAGGCCGAGCAGGCCGGGCTGCAGTTTGCGCGTATTGAGTCTCTGAATGTAGAGCCACACTTTATTGCGGCGCTGGCGTCGGTGGTAGAGGAGACATTGCAGGCGGCGCTCGATGAGCTACCGTCGGCGACGGCTCAGGCTCAGGTGGGTTGA
- the hemE gene encoding uroporphyrinogen decarboxylase — translation MQTEQEHQSQVGGVGPAASTGLARFLAACRREQPDATPVWFMRQAGRCLAEYRELRKRYDILTMAKTPELCAQVTLMPVEQLGVDAAVLYADIMLPMEGMGVSLEIQPEIGPIIHHPIRTMSDVAALQVREPEEATPFVLEAVRLVGRELEGKKAVIGFSGAPFTLACYLIEGRPSRDYTQAKAVMYGQPALWHALMEKLTEVVTRYLLGQIRAGVTAVQLFDSWVGALGPEAYRRYVLPYSQRIFAAVRETGTPSIHFGTGNAALLELLAEAGGDVISVDWRVNLDAAWERIGYERGIQGNLDPVLLLAPWEILEEGARDVLRRAAGRPGHIFNLGHGVPAEADPAVLRRLVDFVHEETRRR, via the coding sequence ATGCAGACCGAACAAGAGCATCAATCGCAGGTGGGAGGCGTGGGGCCGGCGGCCTCGACGGGTCTGGCGCGTTTTCTGGCGGCCTGTCGCAGGGAGCAGCCGGATGCCACCCCGGTCTGGTTTATGCGCCAGGCCGGGCGCTGCCTTGCCGAGTACCGCGAGCTACGCAAGCGCTACGATATCCTCACGATGGCCAAGACGCCCGAGCTTTGTGCCCAGGTGACGCTGATGCCGGTCGAGCAGCTCGGGGTTGATGCGGCGGTTCTCTATGCTGACATTATGCTGCCGATGGAGGGCATGGGGGTCTCGCTGGAGATCCAGCCGGAGATTGGTCCCATCATTCATCATCCGATTCGTACTATGAGCGATGTGGCGGCCCTGCAGGTGCGCGAGCCGGAGGAGGCCACACCTTTTGTGCTCGAGGCGGTGCGTCTGGTAGGGCGCGAGCTGGAGGGGAAGAAGGCGGTGATTGGCTTCTCGGGGGCGCCTTTTACGCTGGCCTGCTATTTGATCGAGGGGCGCCCGTCGCGCGATTATACCCAGGCCAAGGCGGTGATGTACGGGCAGCCGGCCCTCTGGCATGCCCTGATGGAGAAGCTAACCGAGGTGGTGACGCGCTATCTGCTCGGGCAGATTCGCGCCGGGGTGACGGCGGTCCAGCTCTTCGATAGCTGGGTGGGCGCGCTTGGGCCAGAGGCCTATCGACGCTATGTGCTCCCGTACAGCCAGCGCATCTTTGCGGCGGTCAGGGAGACGGGGACGCCGAGCATTCATTTCGGGACGGGCAACGCTGCGCTCTTGGAGCTGTTGGCCGAGGCGGGGGGCGATGTGATCAGCGTGGACTGGCGGGTCAATCTTGATGCGGCCTGGGAGCGCATTGGCTACGAGCGCGGTATTCAGGGCAATCTTGATCCGGTGCTGCTCCTGGCGCCCTGGGAGATTCTTGAAGAGGGGGCGCGCGATGTGCTGCGTCGGGCGGCTGGTCGGCCCGGTCACATTTTTAATCTGGGGCATGGTGTGCCTGCCGAGGCCGATCCGGCTGTGCTGCGCCGGCTCGTCGATTTTGTACATGAGGAGACGCGCCGCCGCTGA